A genomic segment from Desulfurispirillum indicum S5 encodes:
- the mnmH gene encoding tRNA 2-selenouridine(34) synthase MnmH gives MSYLPLTADFRSIILGDIPLIDVRAPVEFARGAFPGAVNLPLMNDEERRLVGTCYTHEGHEAAVALGHRLVNAQVRAPRIDAWAQFTRTHENALLYCFRGGMRSQISQQWLFDHHGIVIPRLEGGYKALRRYLLEQLEQEIPAHFAARALPLVLAGRTGTGKTILIRQMEHAIDLEDIAHHRGSAFGRYLTPQPSQIDFENRLAWKLIQLLHRQPGQVIFEDESQAVGAVNIPAPFFEVLKNAARVVVESSLEERIERTVQEYVTESQQRYAESGDLDCQRWKTWMHANFHRIRKRLGMERYGRVAEAFDRAMVSQEAIGIPAAHREWVRIMLSEYYDPMYDYQMERAASRVLFRGPAEQVLEFLAMSAQQRHHTRVLPC, from the coding sequence ATGAGCTACTTGCCACTGACAGCGGATTTCCGCTCCATTATTCTGGGGGATATACCCCTGATTGACGTGCGGGCTCCGGTGGAGTTCGCGCGTGGCGCCTTTCCCGGTGCGGTGAATCTGCCTCTCATGAACGATGAGGAGCGGCGTCTGGTTGGCACCTGCTATACACACGAAGGCCACGAGGCGGCGGTGGCGCTGGGTCACCGATTGGTCAATGCGCAGGTGCGGGCACCGCGTATTGATGCCTGGGCGCAGTTCACGCGCACCCATGAAAACGCGCTGCTCTACTGCTTTCGCGGTGGCATGCGCTCCCAGATTTCCCAGCAGTGGCTCTTTGACCATCACGGGATAGTGATTCCCCGCCTTGAAGGCGGCTACAAGGCGCTGCGCCGCTATCTGCTGGAGCAGCTGGAACAGGAGATCCCCGCGCATTTTGCGGCCAGGGCTCTCCCGCTGGTGCTGGCGGGGCGCACGGGCACGGGCAAGACCATTCTCATCCGCCAGATGGAGCATGCCATTGATCTGGAGGATATCGCCCACCATCGCGGCTCCGCTTTCGGTCGCTATCTCACTCCCCAGCCAAGTCAGATCGATTTTGAAAACCGCCTGGCCTGGAAGCTGATTCAGCTGCTGCACCGTCAACCTGGCCAGGTCATCTTCGAGGATGAAAGCCAGGCGGTGGGAGCGGTGAACATTCCGGCGCCTTTTTTCGAGGTCTTGAAAAACGCTGCACGGGTTGTGGTGGAATCCTCGCTGGAAGAGCGCATTGAGCGTACGGTGCAGGAGTACGTGACCGAATCCCAGCAGCGATACGCTGAGTCAGGGGATCTGGATTGCCAGCGCTGGAAGACCTGGATGCACGCCAACTTCCACCGCATCCGCAAACGCCTGGGCATGGAGCGCTATGGCCGCGTGGCTGAAGCCTTTGACCGGGCCATGGTTTCCCAGGAAGCGATCGGGATACCGGCTGCCCACCGCGAGTGGGTGCGTATCATGCTCAGCGAATACTACGACCCCATGTACGATTACCAGATGGAGCGCGCGGCTTCCCGTGTGCTCTTCCGTGGCCCGGCTGAGCAGGTGCTGGAGTTTCTGGCGATGTCCGCGCAGCAGCGTCATCATACTCGTGTGCTTCCTTGCTGA
- a CDS encoding response regulator: MNNVTMLICEDEPIIREIMHSFFSRRAREAFVACDGKEGLEMFTSHRPDIVLTDLKMPVMDGIRLARHIKETSTTPIIMISAHNEKELLQEATRAGVDQFLFKPIDLEEAAQLIEKVLAER, from the coding sequence ATGAATAATGTCACCATGCTTATCTGTGAAGATGAACCCATAATACGAGAGATTATGCACAGCTTCTTCTCAAGGCGCGCACGGGAGGCCTTTGTGGCATGCGATGGGAAGGAGGGGCTGGAGATGTTCACCAGCCATCGGCCCGACATCGTGTTGACAGACCTGAAAATGCCCGTCATGGATGGCATCCGGCTGGCCCGTCACATCAAGGAAACTTCCACCACCCCCATCATCATGATCTCCGCCCACAACGAGAAGGAACTCCTGCAGGAAGCTACCCGTGCAGGAGTAGATCAGTTTCTCTTCAAGCCTATCGATCTTGAAGAAGCCGCACAGTTGATAGAAAAGGTTCTCGCGGAACGCTGA
- a CDS encoding DUF4276 family protein produces the protein MTELVFFHEEPSAKAMLEGLIPRLLDNPRVQVRYIVFEGKQDLEKRLPLRLRAWQNPEARFLVMRDQDSGDCKEIKAKLLSICHSAGRPDAVVRIACHELESFYLGDLNAVAKAIGPSRLSGQQNNAKYRNPDRLNNASQELKRLAQSYQKISGSCAIGQTLSLEGNRSHSFNQLLDGIRKLTGAVE, from the coding sequence ATGACCGAGCTGGTGTTTTTTCATGAAGAGCCATCAGCCAAGGCTATGCTCGAAGGATTAATTCCCCGGCTTTTGGATAATCCCCGTGTACAAGTGCGCTATATAGTATTTGAGGGCAAACAGGATCTGGAAAAACGGTTGCCGCTTCGGTTGCGTGCCTGGCAAAATCCTGAGGCCAGATTTCTGGTCATGAGAGATCAGGACTCTGGTGACTGCAAAGAGATCAAGGCAAAGCTGCTGAGCATTTGCCACAGCGCGGGACGCCCGGATGCTGTCGTCCGCATTGCGTGTCATGAGCTGGAGAGCTTTTATCTCGGCGATCTGAACGCCGTAGCCAAAGCCATTGGCCCTTCAAGATTGTCTGGACAACAAAATAACGCCAAGTATCGCAATCCTGATCGTCTGAATAATGCGAGCCAGGAACTCAAGCGGTTGGCGCAATCCTATCAGAAGATATCAGGATCATGCGCTATCGGGCAAACACTGTCGCTTGAGGGAAACCGCTCCCACAGCTTCAATCAACTGTTGGATGGTATCAGGAAACTCACTGGAGCCGTAGAGTAA
- a CDS encoding AAA family ATPase: MLIESIRIKNFKSFRNAEMKKLPRFCVVVGANGSGKSTLFDVFGFLKDCLTFNVKQALQVRGGFREVLSRGVADTESIELEIKFRMSIANVERLVTYLIEIGLENRQVVVRRELLRYKRGRYGSPYHFLHFNQGKGYAITNEEAFDKQDEELDREEQSVGKDALAVKGLGQFERFKAANAFRQLIENWHVSDFHINLARGSKDAIGEYEHLSVSGDNLQLVARNIFENHPDIFEKIVDAMKHRVPGESQVKPVLTEDGRLILNFQDSTFKDPFIDRYVSDGTIKMFAYLVLLYDPEPHPLLCIEEPENQLYPKLLWELAEEFRAYTERGGQVMVSSHSPDFLNAVRLEEVYWLVKKDGYTNICRAQDNAQIRAFMEEGDQMGYLWKEGLFPGVDPQ, translated from the coding sequence ATGCTGATAGAAAGCATTCGCATAAAAAACTTTAAAAGCTTTCGCAATGCTGAAATGAAAAAGTTGCCTCGATTTTGCGTAGTGGTGGGGGCCAATGGAAGCGGCAAGTCCACATTGTTTGATGTCTTCGGTTTTCTGAAAGACTGTCTGACCTTTAACGTCAAGCAGGCCCTGCAGGTGCGTGGTGGATTCCGTGAGGTGCTGAGCAGAGGTGTTGCGGATACGGAGTCTATTGAGCTTGAAATCAAGTTCCGTATGAGTATTGCCAATGTCGAACGCCTCGTGACCTACCTGATTGAGATAGGCCTGGAGAATAGGCAGGTAGTTGTGCGCCGTGAATTGCTGCGCTATAAACGCGGTCGTTATGGTTCGCCTTATCACTTCTTGCATTTCAATCAGGGTAAGGGTTACGCCATCACCAACGAGGAAGCCTTTGACAAGCAGGATGAAGAACTGGACCGAGAGGAGCAAAGTGTTGGCAAGGACGCTCTGGCGGTAAAGGGTCTTGGCCAGTTCGAGCGTTTCAAGGCGGCCAATGCTTTTCGCCAACTGATTGAAAACTGGCATGTGTCCGACTTTCACATCAATCTTGCCAGGGGGAGTAAGGACGCTATTGGCGAGTACGAGCATCTGTCTGTTTCGGGTGATAACCTGCAGCTCGTAGCGCGCAATATCTTTGAAAATCACCCCGACATTTTTGAAAAAATCGTTGATGCCATGAAACACAGGGTTCCCGGCGAAAGCCAGGTTAAACCCGTATTAACTGAGGATGGACGTCTGATTCTGAACTTTCAGGACAGCACCTTTAAAGATCCCTTCATCGACCGGTATGTGTCTGATGGAACCATTAAGATGTTTGCCTATCTCGTGCTCCTGTACGATCCAGAACCTCATCCACTGCTTTGCATCGAAGAGCCGGAAAACCAACTCTATCCAAAATTGCTGTGGGAACTTGCCGAGGAATTTCGCGCCTATACGGAGCGAGGTGGCCAGGTAATGGTATCCAGCCACTCCCCCGATTTCCTCAATGCGGTAAGACTGGAAGAAGTTTACTGGCTGGTCAAAAAAGATGGTTATACCAATATTTGTCGCGCTCAAGATAACGCGCAAATCAGGGCATTTATGGAGGAAGGTGACCAGATGGGGTATCTCTGGAAAGAAGGACTCTTCCCAGGGGTGGATCCACAATGA
- a CDS encoding YdgA family protein, with protein MKKFFVILLLTAAIVAVALAVPYYSGGVFSQYYQQAVDSTLSSNEYQVSTVSYQRGWLSSTIHSRIEVIDPDLRDALSHFFSPYIEVHSKVSHGLSGVKSRSTFYPGGRENPQNFFPEGENALLLTNTSLHGQTALQLTIPQLSLSYTEHGMETFLLQSGKFLLSMDISSDMNSFRGTSELDELYIMAGDELLEMGKLVIIFDQSRMTPYLFEGQQSAEIAFIQLSAAEGEPANMSQILYTFDARSTANDSLDFSFMLAVEKGSLEGMEIGPAAVELELRNLKTAHLNDFFAAIDNGLNVGSHTLEQDFLHYLLLAMGDGAQLESPDFSLATEFGTLRGNFLLDIPPFEEDYFDLLQFSDEIKAHFNLSLPADLVTVLDMETAILLHLLMAQGIIRMEESNYHIDAQLEQGILFINGTPMPLNLPFGLR; from the coding sequence ATGAAGAAATTCTTTGTCATACTCTTACTGACAGCCGCCATCGTCGCTGTCGCCCTGGCAGTTCCCTATTACAGCGGCGGAGTGTTCTCCCAGTACTACCAACAGGCGGTGGATTCCACCCTTTCCTCCAATGAATATCAGGTTTCAACGGTCAGTTACCAGCGGGGCTGGCTCAGCAGCACCATCCACAGCCGCATAGAAGTGATTGATCCAGATCTGCGCGATGCACTTTCCCATTTCTTTTCTCCCTATATCGAGGTCCACAGCAAAGTAAGCCATGGATTGAGCGGGGTGAAGAGCCGCAGCACTTTTTATCCCGGCGGGCGTGAAAACCCCCAGAATTTCTTTCCGGAAGGCGAAAACGCTTTGCTGCTGACGAACACCAGCCTCCATGGGCAGACGGCCCTGCAGCTGACGATTCCGCAACTGTCGCTGTCCTATACTGAACACGGCATGGAAACTTTTCTGCTGCAGAGCGGGAAGTTCCTTCTGAGCATGGATATCTCCAGCGACATGAACTCCTTCAGGGGAACAAGTGAGCTTGACGAGCTCTATATCATGGCCGGGGACGAGCTGCTGGAAATGGGCAAACTGGTGATCATATTCGACCAGTCGCGCATGACTCCATACCTGTTCGAGGGGCAGCAGTCCGCGGAAATCGCGTTCATTCAGCTTTCCGCGGCTGAAGGGGAGCCCGCGAACATGTCACAGATCCTCTACACGTTTGATGCCCGATCAACAGCCAATGATTCCCTGGATTTCAGCTTTATGCTGGCAGTGGAAAAGGGAAGCCTGGAAGGCATGGAGATTGGGCCCGCTGCTGTGGAGCTGGAGCTGCGCAACCTGAAGACGGCACACCTGAACGACTTCTTTGCTGCCATTGACAATGGTCTCAATGTGGGAAGTCACACTCTGGAGCAGGACTTCCTGCACTACCTGCTGCTGGCCATGGGCGACGGCGCCCAGCTGGAAAGCCCGGATTTTTCGCTGGCCACTGAGTTTGGCACCCTCAGAGGAAACTTCCTGCTGGACATCCCCCCCTTCGAAGAAGACTACTTCGACCTGCTGCAGTTCAGCGACGAGATCAAGGCCCATTTCAACCTGAGTCTGCCGGCGGATCTGGTGACTGTCCTTGATATGGAAACAGCAATCCTGCTGCACCTGCTGATGGCTCAGGGCATCATCAGGATGGAGGAGAGCAACTACCACATTGATGCCCAGCTGGAGCAGGGGATTCTCTTTATCAATGGCACTCCCATGCCCCTGAATCTCCCCTTCGGTCTGCGCTGA
- a CDS encoding chemotaxis protein CheB codes for MEQPAKGIYIVGIGASAGGLEALRALTSHLPADGDIAYIIAQHLSPSHRSMLVSLLAKECLLPVLEAVDGAAVEAGHIYITPPNYDITLTADEKIRLRQPAQPMGPKPSVDTLLCSLAEVKKEKAIAIILSGTGSDGSVGVRAIKAEGGIVIAQEPSTAKYDSMPNAAISTTHVDLVLPPERIGQEVPEIFRFPEKFLVEKQIKKAPGNIDRIFRILTERGEVDFSGYKLTTLNRRIERRMAATRVTNLGDYVSLLEESADEWKLLFKDILISVTAFFRDRESFNSLEKALESLVANKRNGDSIRVWVPGCATGEEAYTLAVMLWEIVHRMGKKCHMQIFATDIDTDALMHARKGLYSQALLEGMEPALLEKYFTRKGSSFEVAKFLREMIVFSRHNLIKDPPFLRIDLISCRNLLIYFTQPLQKKVFSLFHYSLAPKGILFLGKSESIGDNETLFASFHDKAKIYERKGGVKSPIVSGNGNYALLRRSATPAPKPAKEYRLEDALAQTCLKLFSKCSIVVDCEYSIIHVRGDASNFLTLPSGDFSGNALKMLPRELGIDLRAAVGRLSSGDVPLFRGNLHKIQTGSTWSYVRILASRVEHEGEAVGYFLIVLEEEDNAFALQHCPVESVSEDGHVQIQELQHELISSKEHLQTVIEELETSNEELQSLNEELQSANEELQSSNEELETTNEELQSTNEELSSAYAELKVVYDEKESQRLELVNKTHELQESQQVLEVRQNFITGIMQTSPVGILRIDRDRKIDFINAYAEKLLGFAEHSLLGNSYHVVESLLKSLDAKKLTAEQKPLACALKNKRTLHNLEYAVSALTDVARTLSISITPNFSPGGIFESAVLALVDITEKKRIERELKQKQTELEFINHNLEKRVNEEVQRRMNRETLINAIYDEANVAIGITDTKARIIHANKAFCTTFGYTYDEIIGQSFLVLVPPNRQQAYRQKHRSLMESQDQDRAVERVMRHRNGATLEVLVSRKAIITEDSTPALLSIITDITSMKRIQREKEQQEKILIQQTKMAAMGEMVSAIAHQWRQPLNVVGMLVQDIRDSYRYGMLDQGSLDVKVQRTMETIRFMSDTIDDFRNFFIPDKEKERFDVMESLRQVAHMLSSQMRSHNVVLYRQHVRSGKCVPLLEDKSRSSAPYLVTGYPNEFKQVLFNLLNNSRDAIMQHRLDHDGQPQDGSIHVSISRQGRGRLIIRIVDNGGGIDPEVLPRIFEPYFTTKDQTKGSGITGTGIGLYMAKIIVQDNMGGKISARSIDGGAEFTIEL; via the coding sequence GTGGAGCAACCGGCCAAGGGGATCTATATTGTTGGTATTGGGGCCAGTGCCGGTGGTCTGGAAGCACTGCGTGCCCTGACTTCTCACCTGCCTGCCGATGGCGATATCGCCTATATCATTGCTCAACACCTCAGCCCCAGCCACCGCAGCATGCTGGTGTCCCTGCTGGCCAAGGAGTGCCTGCTGCCGGTACTGGAAGCTGTTGATGGAGCTGCCGTTGAAGCGGGACATATCTATATCACCCCTCCCAACTATGATATCACCCTGACCGCCGATGAGAAAATCCGCCTGCGCCAGCCGGCGCAACCTATGGGCCCCAAGCCTTCGGTGGATACCCTGCTGTGCTCCCTGGCCGAAGTGAAAAAAGAGAAGGCCATCGCCATTATTCTTTCCGGCACCGGCTCCGATGGCTCGGTGGGCGTGCGTGCCATCAAGGCCGAGGGGGGCATCGTCATTGCCCAGGAACCTTCGACCGCCAAGTATGACAGCATGCCGAACGCGGCAATTTCCACTACCCATGTTGATCTGGTTTTGCCGCCGGAGCGCATCGGGCAGGAAGTTCCCGAAATATTCCGCTTTCCGGAAAAATTCCTGGTGGAAAAGCAGATCAAAAAGGCACCAGGGAATATTGACCGTATCTTCCGCATCCTCACCGAGCGTGGTGAGGTGGACTTTTCCGGCTACAAACTCACCACGTTGAACCGGCGCATTGAACGGCGTATGGCGGCCACACGGGTTACCAACCTCGGGGACTACGTCAGCCTGCTGGAAGAATCTGCCGACGAGTGGAAGCTGCTCTTCAAGGACATTCTCATCAGTGTGACGGCTTTTTTCCGCGACAGGGAGTCCTTTAACTCCCTGGAAAAGGCTCTGGAAAGCCTGGTGGCGAACAAACGCAATGGTGACAGTATCCGCGTGTGGGTGCCCGGCTGCGCCACCGGCGAAGAGGCCTACACCCTGGCCGTTATGCTGTGGGAGATCGTGCACCGCATGGGGAAAAAGTGCCATATGCAGATCTTTGCCACGGATATTGATACCGACGCACTGATGCACGCCCGCAAGGGGCTCTACTCCCAGGCACTACTGGAGGGCATGGAGCCGGCTTTGCTGGAGAAGTACTTTACCCGCAAAGGCTCCAGCTTTGAAGTTGCCAAATTCCTGCGGGAGATGATCGTCTTTTCCCGTCACAACCTCATTAAAGATCCCCCCTTCCTGCGTATCGACCTGATCAGTTGCCGCAACCTCCTGATCTACTTTACTCAGCCACTGCAGAAGAAGGTGTTCTCGCTGTTCCACTACTCTCTGGCCCCCAAGGGCATCCTGTTTCTGGGGAAATCGGAATCCATCGGGGACAACGAAACGCTCTTTGCCTCTTTCCACGACAAAGCCAAAATTTACGAACGCAAAGGGGGGGTGAAGTCTCCCATCGTCAGCGGAAACGGCAACTATGCTCTGCTGCGTCGCAGTGCGACACCGGCACCCAAGCCGGCCAAAGAGTACCGCCTGGAAGATGCTCTGGCGCAGACGTGCCTGAAGCTTTTCTCCAAGTGCAGCATTGTGGTTGACTGCGAGTACAGCATCATCCATGTGCGAGGCGATGCTTCAAACTTCCTGACCCTGCCCAGTGGTGACTTCAGCGGCAATGCCCTGAAAATGCTGCCCCGTGAGCTGGGTATTGATCTGCGCGCTGCTGTTGGCAGGCTCTCTTCGGGCGATGTACCTCTTTTTCGGGGGAATCTGCATAAAATCCAGACGGGCAGCACCTGGAGCTACGTGCGCATTCTCGCGTCGCGGGTGGAGCACGAAGGTGAAGCGGTGGGGTACTTTCTCATTGTGCTGGAGGAAGAGGATAATGCCTTTGCCCTGCAGCATTGTCCTGTCGAAAGTGTCAGTGAAGACGGACATGTCCAGATACAGGAGCTGCAGCACGAGCTGATTTCCAGCAAGGAGCATCTGCAGACGGTAATTGAGGAGCTTGAAACCTCCAATGAGGAACTGCAGTCACTGAACGAAGAGCTGCAGTCGGCCAATGAGGAATTGCAGTCTTCCAACGAGGAGCTTGAGACCACCAACGAAGAGCTGCAGTCCACAAACGAGGAACTCAGTTCCGCCTATGCCGAACTGAAAGTAGTCTACGACGAGAAGGAAAGCCAGCGCCTCGAGCTGGTGAACAAGACCCATGAGCTCCAGGAATCCCAGCAGGTGCTGGAGGTTCGACAGAACTTCATTACCGGCATTATGCAGACAAGCCCGGTGGGCATACTGCGCATCGACCGCGATCGCAAAATAGACTTTATCAATGCCTATGCTGAAAAGCTGCTCGGCTTCGCGGAACACTCCCTGCTGGGGAACAGCTACCACGTGGTGGAATCGTTGCTCAAAAGCCTTGATGCAAAAAAACTCACCGCTGAGCAAAAACCCCTGGCCTGCGCCCTGAAAAACAAACGAACCCTGCATAATCTGGAATACGCGGTCAGCGCGTTGACTGATGTGGCGCGCACGCTGTCCATCAGCATCACGCCGAACTTCTCTCCGGGGGGGATCTTTGAGAGTGCGGTGCTGGCACTGGTGGATATCACCGAGAAAAAGCGGATTGAAAGAGAGCTCAAACAGAAACAGACCGAGCTGGAATTCATCAACCATAATCTGGAGAAACGCGTCAACGAGGAAGTGCAGCGACGCATGAATCGGGAAACGCTCATCAACGCCATCTACGACGAAGCCAATGTGGCTATTGGTATTACCGATACCAAAGCCCGCATTATTCACGCCAACAAAGCTTTCTGTACCACTTTTGGCTACACCTATGACGAGATCATCGGCCAGTCTTTCCTGGTACTGGTGCCGCCAAATCGCCAGCAGGCCTATCGACAGAAGCACCGCTCCCTGATGGAGAGCCAGGATCAGGATCGCGCTGTGGAGCGGGTCATGCGCCACAGGAACGGCGCCACGCTGGAGGTGCTCGTCAGCCGCAAAGCCATTATCACCGAAGACAGCACACCGGCGCTCCTGAGTATCATTACCGATATCACCTCCATGAAGCGCATCCAGCGAGAAAAGGAGCAGCAGGAGAAAATACTGATCCAGCAGACTAAAATGGCTGCCATGGGCGAAATGGTCAGTGCCATCGCGCACCAGTGGCGGCAGCCGCTGAATGTGGTGGGCATGCTGGTGCAGGATATCCGCGACTCCTATCGCTACGGAATGCTGGATCAGGGCTCCCTTGACGTGAAAGTGCAGCGCACCATGGAGACCATCCGCTTCATGTCCGACACCATTGACGACTTTCGCAACTTCTTCATCCCCGATAAGGAAAAGGAGCGTTTTGACGTCATGGAAAGCCTGCGGCAGGTGGCACACATGCTCTCCAGTCAGATGCGCTCCCACAATGTGGTTCTCTATCGTCAGCACGTGCGCAGCGGAAAGTGTGTTCCCCTGCTGGAAGACAAGAGCAGGAGCAGCGCTCCGTACCTGGTCACCGGATACCCCAATGAATTTAAGCAGGTGCTGTTTAACCTGCTCAATAACTCCCGCGATGCCATTATGCAGCATCGGCTGGACCACGATGGACAGCCCCAGGATGGCAGCATTCATGTCAGTATCAGTCGTCAGGGTCGAGGCAGGCTGATCATCAGGATCGTCGATAACGGGGGCGGTATCGACCCGGAAGTCTTGCCGCGCATTTTTGAACCGTACTTTACCACCAAGGACCAGACGAAAGGCTCAGGCATTACCGGAACCGGAATCGGCCTCTATATGGCGAAAATCATTGTCCAGGATAACATGGGTGGAAAGATCAGCGCGCGAAGTATTGATGGTGGGGCAGAATTTACCATTGAACTTTAG
- the selD gene encoding selenide, water dikinase SelD: MDSVKLTEYSHGAGCGCKISPALLDQILQSSQELPLFPGLLVGNSSKDDAAAFDLGNGSSVLSTTDFFMPIVDDAFTFGRIAATNAISDIYAMGGRPLMAIAIFGWPVNKVPVAVGQQVVEGGRFACAAAGIPLAGGHSIDSPEPIFGLAVTGLVENAHLKRNDTAIADCELFLTKPLGIGILSTAQKQKKLVDPAHLQVAIDAMCTLNRAGEAFSRLPGVRAMTDVTGFGLLGHLVEICEGSGISAEVRFDDVPVLPQVHHYLGLGCMPGGTTKNFNSYGHHVSSLSDVQRGILCDPQTSGGLLVAAERSCVEAFQSVARQEGLQLQSIGCTVPRRSLLVEVTGS; this comes from the coding sequence ATGGATTCTGTAAAGCTTACTGAATACAGCCACGGTGCCGGCTGCGGCTGCAAGATTTCCCCGGCGTTGCTGGATCAGATTCTGCAATCTTCCCAGGAGTTGCCACTGTTTCCCGGTCTGCTGGTGGGCAACAGCAGCAAGGATGATGCGGCGGCCTTTGACTTGGGGAATGGTTCGTCGGTGCTGAGTACGACGGATTTTTTCATGCCCATTGTGGATGATGCGTTCACTTTCGGGCGTATTGCGGCCACCAATGCCATCAGCGATATTTACGCCATGGGGGGTCGTCCCCTGATGGCCATTGCCATTTTCGGTTGGCCGGTAAACAAGGTGCCGGTGGCGGTGGGGCAGCAGGTGGTTGAAGGAGGGCGCTTTGCCTGTGCGGCGGCGGGTATTCCTCTGGCGGGTGGTCATTCCATTGATTCGCCGGAGCCCATATTCGGCCTGGCGGTGACGGGGCTGGTGGAGAATGCCCATCTGAAGCGTAACGATACGGCGATTGCCGACTGTGAGCTCTTCCTGACCAAGCCGCTGGGTATTGGTATTCTCTCCACGGCTCAGAAGCAGAAGAAGCTGGTCGATCCGGCCCATCTGCAGGTGGCCATTGATGCCATGTGTACTCTCAACCGCGCGGGTGAGGCGTTTTCCCGTCTGCCGGGGGTTCGAGCCATGACGGATGTGACGGGCTTTGGCCTGCTGGGGCATTTGGTGGAAATCTGCGAGGGCAGCGGCATCAGTGCGGAGGTCCGTTTTGACGATGTTCCGGTGCTGCCTCAGGTTCACCACTACCTGGGCCTTGGCTGCATGCCCGGCGGCACGACCAAGAACTTCAACAGCTATGGTCACCATGTTTCGTCCCTGAGCGATGTGCAGCGGGGCATTCTCTGCGATCCTCAGACTTCGGGTGGCCTGCTGGTGGCGGCGGAGCGCTCCTGCGTGGAGGCTTTCCAGAGTGTTGCACGCCAGGAGGGGCTGCAGCTGCAGTCCATCGGCTGCACGGTTCCCCGCCGTTCGCTTCTGGTTGAAGTGACGGGCTCATGA
- a CDS encoding DMT family protein: MPVLLQTSFLLILSNVFMTFAWYAHLKNLSGHKWYIAALISWGIALFEYLLQVPANRIGYTELSLAQLKILQEVITLSVFVPFALFYMRQPLKLDFLWAGLCLVGAVYFLFRSG, from the coding sequence ATGCCCGTTCTTTTGCAGACGTCTTTTCTGCTGATTCTTTCCAATGTGTTCATGACTTTTGCCTGGTATGCCCATCTGAAAAATCTCAGCGGCCACAAGTGGTATATCGCGGCACTGATCAGCTGGGGCATTGCGTTGTTCGAGTACCTGCTGCAGGTTCCGGCCAACCGCATCGGCTATACGGAGCTCAGCCTGGCGCAGCTGAAAATCCTGCAGGAGGTCATCACCCTTTCGGTGTTCGTCCCCTTTGCTCTTTTCTACATGCGTCAGCCACTCAAACTGGATTTTCTGTGGGCGGGGCTGTGTCTGGTGGGAGCGGTGTACTTTCTCTTCCGCTCGGGATAG